The following coding sequences are from one Megamonas funiformis window:
- a CDS encoding 2-oxoacid:acceptor oxidoreductase family protein, giving the protein MMKQLRLSGSGGQGVITAAIIFAEAAVSEGKQAVQSQSYGPEARGGASKAEVIISDNPIYHPKVINPDIVLAMTQQAADKYYGDLDKDNGLLIVDEDLVPNAPDFPHIIKVPITKMASEKLGKLLFANIVALGIMVKLSGIVSLETVKQSVAHRVPPHTVDKNMQALELGYNAV; this is encoded by the coding sequence ATGATGAAACAACTCCGTTTATCCGGTTCAGGCGGTCAGGGCGTTATCACAGCAGCAATTATCTTTGCTGAAGCTGCTGTAAGTGAAGGCAAACAAGCTGTTCAATCTCAATCTTATGGTCCAGAAGCACGTGGTGGTGCTTCTAAAGCGGAAGTAATTATTTCCGATAATCCGATTTATCATCCTAAAGTTATAAATCCAGATATCGTACTTGCTATGACACAACAAGCAGCTGACAAATATTATGGCGATTTAGACAAAGACAATGGCTTATTAATCGTTGATGAAGACCTTGTACCAAATGCACCAGATTTTCCACATATCATTAAAGTGCCAATCACTAAAATGGCTTCTGAAAAACTCGGCAAATTGTTATTTGCCAATATAGTTGCACTTGGCATCATGGTTAAACTCTCTGGCATTGTTTCGCTTGAAACAGTAAAACAATCTGTGGCACATCGCGTACCACCACATACAGTTGATAAAAATATGCAGGCATTAGAACTCGGTTACAATGCTGTTTAA
- the trpA gene encoding tryptophan synthase subunit alpha yields MIKIEEAFKNKKAFIPFVLAGYPNLETTEKFILKMAEAGADLIEIGIPFSDPVAEGTVIQAASKVALSGNMTTNDIFDMAENLKGKVNIPLVFMTYINPIFVYGKDKFFARCKQCNISGVIVADLPFEEKDEILAQANENDVEVISLIAPTSENRIGMIANEAQGFIYCVSSLGVTGVRKEIKTDIQSIVNTIRKYTDKPVAVGFGISTPQQAYDIAKIADGVIVGSAVIRIIDKYGKEATPYLVDYVKSMKEAISKA; encoded by the coding sequence ATGATTAAGATAGAAGAAGCATTTAAAAATAAGAAAGCATTTATTCCCTTTGTATTGGCAGGTTATCCGAATTTAGAAACTACAGAAAAATTTATTCTAAAAATGGCAGAAGCTGGAGCTGATTTGATAGAAATAGGGATACCTTTTTCTGACCCAGTGGCAGAAGGAACAGTTATTCAAGCGGCTAGTAAAGTAGCTTTAAGTGGCAATATGACGACAAATGATATTTTTGATATGGCTGAAAATTTAAAGGGAAAAGTGAATATACCACTTGTATTTATGACTTATATAAATCCTATATTCGTTTATGGTAAAGATAAGTTTTTTGCTAGATGTAAACAATGCAATATCAGTGGCGTTATTGTGGCTGATTTACCTTTTGAAGAAAAAGATGAAATCTTAGCCCAAGCTAATGAAAATGATGTAGAAGTAATATCTTTGATAGCACCTACTTCAGAAAATCGCATAGGTATGATAGCTAATGAAGCACAGGGTTTTATCTATTGCGTATCTTCTTTAGGTGTAACAGGTGTTAGAAAAGAAATAAAAACAGATATACAAAGTATTGTAAATACTATTCGTAAATATACAGATAAACCAGTTGCTGTAGGTTTTGGTATCTCAACACCACAGCAAGCATATGATATAGCTAAAATTGCTGATGGTGTCATTGTAGGCAGTGCCGTTATTCGTATTATTGATAAATATGGCAAAGAGGCTACACCATATTTAGTTGATTATGTAAAATCCATGAAAGAAGCTATTTCAAAAGCATAA
- a CDS encoding 2-oxoacid:ferredoxin oxidoreductase subunit beta has protein sequence MKPRVYEQHFRQNRLPHLWCPGCGNGIVMKAIVEAIVKKNLDPDKTVIVSGIGCSSRASGYMDFDTLHTAHGRAIPFATGIKLARPELNVIVITGDGDCMAIGGNHFIHGARRNVDLTVVLFNNNIYGMTGGQASPTTPLDKKATTAPYGCVDNPFDPCNLAAAAGATYVARSTAYHVPHLINMIAGGIENKGFSLIEAIVQCPTAFGRKNKMADPAQMMMWMRDNAVMKPAFDKLADDKKVGKFPIGLLHQHQSIDYDHAYDKVIEIAGGVEK, from the coding sequence ATGAAACCTAGAGTTTATGAACAACATTTCCGTCAAAACCGCCTTCCGCATTTATGGTGCCCTGGTTGCGGTAATGGTATTGTAATGAAAGCAATTGTAGAAGCTATCGTCAAGAAAAATCTCGATCCAGATAAAACAGTAATCGTATCCGGTATTGGTTGCTCTTCACGTGCATCTGGTTATATGGATTTTGATACACTTCATACAGCTCATGGTAGAGCTATTCCATTTGCAACAGGTATAAAACTTGCTAGACCAGAGCTTAATGTAATTGTAATCACAGGTGATGGCGATTGCATGGCTATCGGTGGCAATCACTTTATTCACGGTGCAAGACGTAATGTAGATTTAACTGTCGTATTATTCAACAACAATATTTACGGTATGACAGGTGGTCAGGCATCACCTACTACTCCGCTTGATAAAAAAGCGACAACTGCTCCATATGGTTGCGTTGATAATCCATTTGACCCATGCAATTTGGCAGCAGCAGCAGGTGCTACATATGTGGCAAGAAGCACAGCTTATCATGTACCACATTTGATCAATATGATAGCTGGCGGTATTGAAAATAAAGGCTTCTCCTTAATTGAAGCTATAGTACAATGTCCAACAGCTTTCGGTCGTAAAAATAAAATGGCAGATCCTGCACAAATGATGATGTGGATGCGTGATAATGCAGTTATGAAGCCAGCTTTTGATAAATTAGCTGATGATAAAAAAGTAGGCAAATTCCCAATTGGTCTATTACATCAACATCAATCTATTGATTATGACCATGCCTATGATAAAGTTATTGAAATAGCTGGAGGTGTTGAAAAATGA